The proteins below are encoded in one region of Struthio camelus isolate bStrCam1 chromosome 23, bStrCam1.hap1, whole genome shotgun sequence:
- the THRAP3 gene encoding thyroid hormone receptor-associated protein 3 isoform X1: MSKTNKSKSGSRSSRSRSGSRSRSRSFSKSRSRSRSVSRSRKRRLSSRSRSRSYSPSHNRERNHPRVYQNRDFRGHNRGYRRPYYFRGRNRGFYPWSQYNRGGYGNYRSNWQNYRQAYSPRRGRSRSRSPKRRSPSPRSRSHSRNSDKSSSDRSRRSSSSRSSSNHSRVESSKRKSGKEKKSSSKDARASQAAGDNQGDDSKEQPFSGAVAQDVKASEGSKPWQDMTAYGTSSASRAAVPELSPRERSPALKSPLQSVVVRRRSPRPSPLQKSSPPLSNPSQLSSVLPSSTSFQAGAHQSPFDHGSGSLSPTRKSPVCKSPTPISSIYGTSQKEETTAPGGGAFSKRYLEEQKTENGKDKEQKVASVEKEKTKEKGSFSELGSTDGKTKSDSYASKTDSEKGYRGSQSPKRYKFRDDFEKLKMSEFHKESHYGKEEVDEQEKKDKAKGRKDSEFDDEPKFMSKVVATTSKGQDEERPGKWEGLVFLPPGKEKQRKTDEVEEESYSERSKKEERPASKRAEPGHRGFVPEKNFRVTTYKASQEKSSSPPPRKASEVKEKPGTKGDGLAPGKSSFSITREAQVNIRMDSFDEDLARPSGILAQERKLCRDLVHSNKKEQEFRSIFHHIQSAQSQRSPSELFAQHIVTIVHHVREHHFGSSGMTLNERFTKYLKKGMEQDAAKNKKSPEIHRRIDISPSTFRKHGFSQEETKTSRDPGFKAEGKYKDDPVDLRLDIERRKKHKERDLKRDKSRESVDSRDSSHSRERSAEKTEKTHKSSKKKKHRRVRERSRSSSSSSRSSHSFKAEEYPEETEEREESTTGFDKSRLGTKEFTGPNERGRARGTFQFRARGRGWGRGNFSGNNNSSSGGSNDFQKRNRDEEWDPEYTPKSKKYYLHDDREGEGAEKWVNRGRGRGAFPRGRGRFMFRKSSTSPKWAHDKFSGEEGEIEDDESGTENREEKDNLQSAAE; the protein is encoded by the exons TTCTAGGTCCCGCTCAAGGTCATATTCTCCATCTCATAACAGAGAAAGGAACCATCCAAGAGTCTATCAGAATCGGGATTTCAGAGGTCATAATAGAGGATACAGGAGACCGTATTATTTCCGTGGCCGAAATCGAGGGTTTTATCCATGGAGCCAGTATAACCGAGGAGGGTATGGAAATTACAGGTCAAACTGGCAAAATTATCGCCAAGCATATAGCCCTCGTAGAGGGAGGTCGCGTTCTCGTTCACCCAAGAGAAGGTCTCCTTCACCGCGGTCTAGAAGTCATTCTAGAAACTCTGATAAGTCGTCATCTGATCGGTCAAGGAGGTCTTCCTCTTCCCGATCTTCCTCAAATCATAGCAGAGTTGAGTCTTCCAAACGTAAgtctggaaaggagaaaaagtcatCTTCCAAGGATGCCCGAGCATCTCAGGCTGCAGGAGATAATCAAGGTGATGATTCTAAGGAGCAACCATTTTCAGGAGCGGTGGCTCAAGATGTCAAGGCATCTGAGGGATCAAAACCATGGCAAGATATGACCGCCTATGGTACGAGTTCAGCGTCGAGAGCTGCCGTGCCTGAACTTAGTCCACGGGAACGCAGTCCTGCGTTAAAAAGCCCCCTCCAGTCAGTCGTGGTAAGGCGTCGTTCTCCTCGGCCAAGTCCACTGCAGAAGTCAAGCCCTCCGCTGTCCAACCCGTCGCAGCTGAGCTCTGTTTTACCAAGCAGCACCTCCTTTCAGGCAGGCGCTCATCAGAGTCCGTTTGACCATGGCTCAGGAAGTTTGAGCCCAACAAGGAAGAGCCCTGTGTGCAAAAGTCCAACACCAATCAGTTCAATTTACGGTACATCTCAGAAGGAGGAAAccacagctcctggaggaggagcCTTCTCAAAAAG GTATCTGGAAGAGCAGAAAACTGAGAACGGGAAAGACAAGGAACAGAAAGTAGCAAGtgttgaaaaagagaaaacaaaagaaaaagggagttTCTCTGAGTTGGGATCAACAGATGGAAAGACAAAATCTGACTCCTATGCCTCCAAAACCGACTCTGAAAAGGGATACCGTGGTAGCCAGTCACCCAAACGCTATAAGTTCCGTGATGACTTTGAGAAGCTAAAGATGTCGGAGTTCCACAAGGAAAGTCATTATGGCAAAGAGGAAGTAGACgagcaggagaagaaagacaAGGCAAAGGGCCGAAAAGATTCGGAGTTTGACGATGAGCCCAAATTTATGTCTAAAGTGGTAGCAACAACGAGTAAAGGTCAGGATGAGGAGAGGCCAGGAAAATGGGAAGGCCTAGTGTTCTTACcacctggaaaagagaagcaaaggaaaactgaTGAAGTAGAGGAGGAAAGCTATTCTGAAAGAtctaaaaaagaagagagaccAGCATCCAAGAGAGCTGAGCCAGGTCACAGGGGATTTGTTCCTGAAAAGAATTTTAGAGTGACCACTTacaaagcaagccaggaaaaaAGTTCTTCACCCCCGCCAAGGAAGGCTTCTGAAGTAAAGGAGAAGCCAGGCACCAAAGGAGATGGGCTAGCTCCTGGCAAATCCTCCTTTTCCATTACCCGGGAGGCCCAGGTCAATATCCGAATGGATTCCTTTGATGAAGATCTTGCACG TCCGAGTGGCATATTGGCTCAGGAACGGAAGCTATGTCGTGACCTTGTGCACAGCAACAAGAAAGAGCAAGAATTTCGTTCTATTTTCCATCATATTCAGTCTGCTCAGTCTCAGCGAAGTCCTTCTGAACTGTTTGCTCAACATATAGTGACTATAGTCCATCATGTAAGAG AACATCACTTTGGGTCTTCAGGAATGACACTGAATGAACGCTTTACAAAATATCTAAAGAAAGGAATGGAACAAGATGcagctaaaaacaaaaagagcCCTGAAATCCACAG GAGGATAGATATTTCTCCCAGTACTTTTAGAAAACATGGATTCTCTCAAGAGGAAACGAAAACTTCCAGAGATCCTGGCTTCAAG GCCGAAGGGAAATATAAGGACGACCCTGTTGACCTGCGCCTTGATATTGAACGCCGTAAAAAACATAAGGAAAGAGATCTTAAACGCGATAAATCAAGAGAATCGGTGGACTCGAGAGATTCAAGTCACTCAAGGGAGAGATCagctgagaaaacagagaaaactcaCAAAAGCTCGAAGAAAAA GAAACACCGAAGGGTACGTGAGAGATCCAGATCCAGTTCATCATCTTCACGGTCCTCCCATTCATTCAAAGCAGAAGAATATCCTGAGGAGactgaggagagggaggaaagcacCACGGGTTTTGACAAGTCCCGACTTGGGACTAAAGAATTCACTGGTCCAAATGAGAGAGGAAGAGCTAGAGGGACCTTT CAGTTCAGAGCAAGGGGGAGAGGATGGGGCAGAGGCAACTTTTCAGGCAACAATAacagcagcagtggtggcagCAATGACTTTCAGAAGCGAAACAGAGATGAGGAATGGGATCCAGAGTACACACCCAAGAGCAAGAAGTACTACTTG CATGATGACCGAGAGGGCGAAGGTGCTGAAAAGTGGGTGAACAGAGGCCGTGGTCGGGGAGCTTTCCCCAGAGGAAGAGGTCGCTTCATGTTCAGAAAATCAAGCACCAGCCCCAAGTGGGCCCATGACAAATTCAgtggagaagaaggagaaattgAAGATGATGAAAGCGGaacagaaaacagagaggaaaaggacaaCTTACAGTCAGCTGCTGAGTAG
- the THRAP3 gene encoding thyroid hormone receptor-associated protein 3 isoform X2 — MSKTNKSKSGSRSSRSRSGSRSRSRSFSKSRSRSRSVSRSRKRRLSSRSRSRSYSPSHNRERNHPRVYQNRDFRGHNRGYRRPYYFRGRNRGFYPWSQYNRGGYGNYRSNWQNYRQAYSPRRGRSRSRSPKRRSPSPRSRSHSRNSDKSSSDRSRRSSSSRSSSNHSRVESSKRKSGKEKKSSSKDARASQAAGDNQGDDSKEQPFSGAVAQDVKASEGSKPWQDMTAYGTSSASRAAVPELSPRERSPALKSPLQSVVVRRRSPRPSPLQKSSPPLSNPSQLSSVLPSSTSFQAGAHQSPFDHGSGSLSPTRKSPVCKSPTPISSIYGTSQKEETTAPGGGAFSKRYLEEQKTENGKDKEQKVASVEKEKTKEKGSFSELGSTDGKTKSDSYASKTDSEKGYRGSQSPKRYKFRDDFEKLKMSEFHKESHYGKEEVDEQEKKDKAKGRKDSEFDDEPKFMSKVVATTSKGQDEERPGKWEGLVFLPPGKEKQRKTDEVEEESYSERSKKEERPASKRAEPGHRGFVPEKNFRVTTYKASQEKSSSPPPRKASEVKEKPGTKGDGLAPGKSSFSITREAQVNIRMDSFDEDLARPSGILAQERKLCRDLVHSNKKEQEFRSIFHHIQSAQSQRSPSELFAQHIVTIVHHVREHHFGSSGMTLNERFTKYLKKGMEQDAAKNKKSPEIHRRIDISPSTFRKHGFSQEETKTSRDPGFKAEGKYKDDPVDLRLDIERRKKHKERDLKRDKSRESVDSRDSSHSRERSAEKTEKTHKSSKKKKHRRVRERSRSSSSSSRSSHSFKAEEYPEETEEREESTTGFDKSRLGTKEFTGPNERGRARGTFFRARGRGWGRGNFSGNNNSSSGGSNDFQKRNRDEEWDPEYTPKSKKYYLHDDREGEGAEKWVNRGRGRGAFPRGRGRFMFRKSSTSPKWAHDKFSGEEGEIEDDESGTENREEKDNLQSAAE, encoded by the exons TTCTAGGTCCCGCTCAAGGTCATATTCTCCATCTCATAACAGAGAAAGGAACCATCCAAGAGTCTATCAGAATCGGGATTTCAGAGGTCATAATAGAGGATACAGGAGACCGTATTATTTCCGTGGCCGAAATCGAGGGTTTTATCCATGGAGCCAGTATAACCGAGGAGGGTATGGAAATTACAGGTCAAACTGGCAAAATTATCGCCAAGCATATAGCCCTCGTAGAGGGAGGTCGCGTTCTCGTTCACCCAAGAGAAGGTCTCCTTCACCGCGGTCTAGAAGTCATTCTAGAAACTCTGATAAGTCGTCATCTGATCGGTCAAGGAGGTCTTCCTCTTCCCGATCTTCCTCAAATCATAGCAGAGTTGAGTCTTCCAAACGTAAgtctggaaaggagaaaaagtcatCTTCCAAGGATGCCCGAGCATCTCAGGCTGCAGGAGATAATCAAGGTGATGATTCTAAGGAGCAACCATTTTCAGGAGCGGTGGCTCAAGATGTCAAGGCATCTGAGGGATCAAAACCATGGCAAGATATGACCGCCTATGGTACGAGTTCAGCGTCGAGAGCTGCCGTGCCTGAACTTAGTCCACGGGAACGCAGTCCTGCGTTAAAAAGCCCCCTCCAGTCAGTCGTGGTAAGGCGTCGTTCTCCTCGGCCAAGTCCACTGCAGAAGTCAAGCCCTCCGCTGTCCAACCCGTCGCAGCTGAGCTCTGTTTTACCAAGCAGCACCTCCTTTCAGGCAGGCGCTCATCAGAGTCCGTTTGACCATGGCTCAGGAAGTTTGAGCCCAACAAGGAAGAGCCCTGTGTGCAAAAGTCCAACACCAATCAGTTCAATTTACGGTACATCTCAGAAGGAGGAAAccacagctcctggaggaggagcCTTCTCAAAAAG GTATCTGGAAGAGCAGAAAACTGAGAACGGGAAAGACAAGGAACAGAAAGTAGCAAGtgttgaaaaagagaaaacaaaagaaaaagggagttTCTCTGAGTTGGGATCAACAGATGGAAAGACAAAATCTGACTCCTATGCCTCCAAAACCGACTCTGAAAAGGGATACCGTGGTAGCCAGTCACCCAAACGCTATAAGTTCCGTGATGACTTTGAGAAGCTAAAGATGTCGGAGTTCCACAAGGAAAGTCATTATGGCAAAGAGGAAGTAGACgagcaggagaagaaagacaAGGCAAAGGGCCGAAAAGATTCGGAGTTTGACGATGAGCCCAAATTTATGTCTAAAGTGGTAGCAACAACGAGTAAAGGTCAGGATGAGGAGAGGCCAGGAAAATGGGAAGGCCTAGTGTTCTTACcacctggaaaagagaagcaaaggaaaactgaTGAAGTAGAGGAGGAAAGCTATTCTGAAAGAtctaaaaaagaagagagaccAGCATCCAAGAGAGCTGAGCCAGGTCACAGGGGATTTGTTCCTGAAAAGAATTTTAGAGTGACCACTTacaaagcaagccaggaaaaaAGTTCTTCACCCCCGCCAAGGAAGGCTTCTGAAGTAAAGGAGAAGCCAGGCACCAAAGGAGATGGGCTAGCTCCTGGCAAATCCTCCTTTTCCATTACCCGGGAGGCCCAGGTCAATATCCGAATGGATTCCTTTGATGAAGATCTTGCACG TCCGAGTGGCATATTGGCTCAGGAACGGAAGCTATGTCGTGACCTTGTGCACAGCAACAAGAAAGAGCAAGAATTTCGTTCTATTTTCCATCATATTCAGTCTGCTCAGTCTCAGCGAAGTCCTTCTGAACTGTTTGCTCAACATATAGTGACTATAGTCCATCATGTAAGAG AACATCACTTTGGGTCTTCAGGAATGACACTGAATGAACGCTTTACAAAATATCTAAAGAAAGGAATGGAACAAGATGcagctaaaaacaaaaagagcCCTGAAATCCACAG GAGGATAGATATTTCTCCCAGTACTTTTAGAAAACATGGATTCTCTCAAGAGGAAACGAAAACTTCCAGAGATCCTGGCTTCAAG GCCGAAGGGAAATATAAGGACGACCCTGTTGACCTGCGCCTTGATATTGAACGCCGTAAAAAACATAAGGAAAGAGATCTTAAACGCGATAAATCAAGAGAATCGGTGGACTCGAGAGATTCAAGTCACTCAAGGGAGAGATCagctgagaaaacagagaaaactcaCAAAAGCTCGAAGAAAAA GAAACACCGAAGGGTACGTGAGAGATCCAGATCCAGTTCATCATCTTCACGGTCCTCCCATTCATTCAAAGCAGAAGAATATCCTGAGGAGactgaggagagggaggaaagcacCACGGGTTTTGACAAGTCCCGACTTGGGACTAAAGAATTCACTGGTCCAAATGAGAGAGGAAGAGCTAGAGGGACCTTT TTCAGAGCAAGGGGGAGAGGATGGGGCAGAGGCAACTTTTCAGGCAACAATAacagcagcagtggtggcagCAATGACTTTCAGAAGCGAAACAGAGATGAGGAATGGGATCCAGAGTACACACCCAAGAGCAAGAAGTACTACTTG CATGATGACCGAGAGGGCGAAGGTGCTGAAAAGTGGGTGAACAGAGGCCGTGGTCGGGGAGCTTTCCCCAGAGGAAGAGGTCGCTTCATGTTCAGAAAATCAAGCACCAGCCCCAAGTGGGCCCATGACAAATTCAgtggagaagaaggagaaattgAAGATGATGAAAGCGGaacagaaaacagagaggaaaaggacaaCTTACAGTCAGCTGCTGAGTAG
- the SH3D21 gene encoding SH3 domain-containing protein 21 isoform X2 has translation MQRWEQMPKPLPLPEAKAEPWPPAPHPAPVLVPEPYREPQLCRALFDYAPALPDELQLRKGDVVQVLCMRMQDEGWWEGQCRHRRGLFPSNFVELLPPPAPALQPAVPCRDAEPASKAAEDEPGEEGGPAAPPASMEPAKLPAAKRPAPAPPVPAKPKPAAGKPCVSNGERSKASDPGADGFEALQVCTARLSHPTAARPRVPGKRPPSLLVRLGVLQPRAGEGERPAGGMPAAGPRSQVAGAGQGSEAPVPPRSRELPPEERLALQDLKAEVRSLHILVDLLRRQHLRDLEDVRLELCQERAKRAALQAEIERVKTTLLS, from the exons ATGCAGCGCTGGGAGCAGATGCCCAAGCCCTTGCCGCTGCCGGAGGCGAAG GCAGAGCCATGGCCGCCGGCCCCGCACCCTGCGCCTGTCCTGGTCCCCGAGCCGT ACCGGGAGCCCCAGCTCTGCCGGGCCCTGTTCGACTACGCGCCGGCACTGCCCGATGAGCTGCAGCTGCGGAAGGGCGACGTCGTCCAGGTGCTCTGCATG AGGATGCAGGACGAGGGCTGGTGGGAAGGGCAGTGCCGTCACCGGAGAGGCCTCTTCCCCAGCAACTTCGTggagctcctgccgccgccggcgcctgcG CTGCAGCCGGCGGTGCCGTGCCGGGACGCGGAGCCGG CCTCTAAGGCAGCCGAGGACGAGCCCGGCGAGGAGGGGGGGCCCGCGG CGCCACCCGCCAGCATGGAGCCGGCCAAGCTCCCCGCCGCCAAGAGACCGGCTCCCGCGCCCCCCGTCCCGGCCAAACCCAAGCCGGCTGCCGGCAA GCCCTGCGTCTCCAACGGCGAGCGGAGCAAGGCCAGCGACCCAG GTGCCGACGGCTTCGAGGCTCTGCAGGTCTGCACGGCCCGGCTGAGCCACCCGACCGCCGCGCGCCCCAGGGTGCCGGGCAAGCGGCCGCCCAGCCTCTTGGTG CGGCTCGGGGTGCTGCAGCCGCGCGCCGGCGAGGGGGAGAGGCCGGCCGGCGGGatgccggccgcggggccccgctcccaggtggccggcgcggggcagggctcGGAGGCGCCGGTCCCGCCGCGGAGCCGGGAGCTGCCGCCGGAGGAGCGGCTGGCGCTGCAGGACCTGAAGGCGGAGGTGCGCTCGCTGCACATCCTCGTGGACCTGCTGCGGCGCCAGCACCT GCGGGACCTGGAGGACGTGCGGCTGGAGCT
- the SH3D21 gene encoding SH3 domain-containing protein 21 isoform X1: MQRWEQMPKPLPLPEAKAEPWPPAPHPAPVLVPEPYREPQLCRALFDYAPALPDELQLRKGDVVQVLCMRMQDEGWWEGQCRHRRGLFPSNFVELLPPPAPALQPAVPCRDAEPASKAAEDEPGEEGGPAAPPASMEPAKLPAAKRPAPAPPVPAKPKPAAGKPCVSNGERSKASDPGADGFEALQVCTARLSHPTAARPRVPGKRPPSLLVEQRLGVLQPRAGEGERPAGGMPAAGPRSQVAGAGQGSEAPVPPRSRELPPEERLALQDLKAEVRSLHILVDLLRRQHLRDLEDVRLELCQERAKRAALQAEIERVKTTLLS, encoded by the exons ATGCAGCGCTGGGAGCAGATGCCCAAGCCCTTGCCGCTGCCGGAGGCGAAG GCAGAGCCATGGCCGCCGGCCCCGCACCCTGCGCCTGTCCTGGTCCCCGAGCCGT ACCGGGAGCCCCAGCTCTGCCGGGCCCTGTTCGACTACGCGCCGGCACTGCCCGATGAGCTGCAGCTGCGGAAGGGCGACGTCGTCCAGGTGCTCTGCATG AGGATGCAGGACGAGGGCTGGTGGGAAGGGCAGTGCCGTCACCGGAGAGGCCTCTTCCCCAGCAACTTCGTggagctcctgccgccgccggcgcctgcG CTGCAGCCGGCGGTGCCGTGCCGGGACGCGGAGCCGG CCTCTAAGGCAGCCGAGGACGAGCCCGGCGAGGAGGGGGGGCCCGCGG CGCCACCCGCCAGCATGGAGCCGGCCAAGCTCCCCGCCGCCAAGAGACCGGCTCCCGCGCCCCCCGTCCCGGCCAAACCCAAGCCGGCTGCCGGCAA GCCCTGCGTCTCCAACGGCGAGCGGAGCAAGGCCAGCGACCCAG GTGCCGACGGCTTCGAGGCTCTGCAGGTCTGCACGGCCCGGCTGAGCCACCCGACCGCCGCGCGCCCCAGGGTGCCGGGCAAGCGGCCGCCCAGCCTCTTGGTG GAGCAGCGGCTCGGGGTGCTGCAGCCGCGCGCCGGCGAGGGGGAGAGGCCGGCCGGCGGGatgccggccgcggggccccgctcccaggtggccggcgcggggcagggctcGGAGGCGCCGGTCCCGCCGCGGAGCCGGGAGCTGCCGCCGGAGGAGCGGCTGGCGCTGCAGGACCTGAAGGCGGAGGTGCGCTCGCTGCACATCCTCGTGGACCTGCTGCGGCGCCAGCACCT GCGGGACCTGGAGGACGTGCGGCTGGAGCT
- the SH3D21 gene encoding SH3 domain-containing protein 21 isoform X4: MQRWEQMPKPLPLPEAKAEPWPPAPHPAPVLVPEPYREPQLCRALFDYAPALPDELQLRKGDVVQVLCMRMQDEGWWEGQCRHRRGLFPSNFVELLPPPAPALQPAVPCRDAEPAPPASMEPAKLPAAKRPAPAPPVPAKPKPAAGKPCVSNGERSKASDPGADGFEALQVCTARLSHPTAARPRVPGKRPPSLLVEQRLGVLQPRAGEGERPAGGMPAAGPRSQVAGAGQGSEAPVPPRSRELPPEERLALQDLKAEVRSLHILVDLLRRQHLRDLEDVRLELCQERAKRAALQAEIERVKTTLLS, encoded by the exons ATGCAGCGCTGGGAGCAGATGCCCAAGCCCTTGCCGCTGCCGGAGGCGAAG GCAGAGCCATGGCCGCCGGCCCCGCACCCTGCGCCTGTCCTGGTCCCCGAGCCGT ACCGGGAGCCCCAGCTCTGCCGGGCCCTGTTCGACTACGCGCCGGCACTGCCCGATGAGCTGCAGCTGCGGAAGGGCGACGTCGTCCAGGTGCTCTGCATG AGGATGCAGGACGAGGGCTGGTGGGAAGGGCAGTGCCGTCACCGGAGAGGCCTCTTCCCCAGCAACTTCGTggagctcctgccgccgccggcgcctgcG CTGCAGCCGGCGGTGCCGTGCCGGGACGCGGAGCCGG CGCCACCCGCCAGCATGGAGCCGGCCAAGCTCCCCGCCGCCAAGAGACCGGCTCCCGCGCCCCCCGTCCCGGCCAAACCCAAGCCGGCTGCCGGCAA GCCCTGCGTCTCCAACGGCGAGCGGAGCAAGGCCAGCGACCCAG GTGCCGACGGCTTCGAGGCTCTGCAGGTCTGCACGGCCCGGCTGAGCCACCCGACCGCCGCGCGCCCCAGGGTGCCGGGCAAGCGGCCGCCCAGCCTCTTGGTG GAGCAGCGGCTCGGGGTGCTGCAGCCGCGCGCCGGCGAGGGGGAGAGGCCGGCCGGCGGGatgccggccgcggggccccgctcccaggtggccggcgcggggcagggctcGGAGGCGCCGGTCCCGCCGCGGAGCCGGGAGCTGCCGCCGGAGGAGCGGCTGGCGCTGCAGGACCTGAAGGCGGAGGTGCGCTCGCTGCACATCCTCGTGGACCTGCTGCGGCGCCAGCACCT GCGGGACCTGGAGGACGTGCGGCTGGAGCT
- the SH3D21 gene encoding SH3 domain-containing protein 21 isoform X3: MQRWEQMPKPLPLPEAKAEPWPPAPHPAPVLVPEPYREPQLCRALFDYAPALPDELQLRKGDVVQVLCMDEGWWEGQCRHRRGLFPSNFVELLPPPAPALQPAVPCRDAEPASKAAEDEPGEEGGPAAPPASMEPAKLPAAKRPAPAPPVPAKPKPAAGKPCVSNGERSKASDPGADGFEALQVCTARLSHPTAARPRVPGKRPPSLLVEQRLGVLQPRAGEGERPAGGMPAAGPRSQVAGAGQGSEAPVPPRSRELPPEERLALQDLKAEVRSLHILVDLLRRQHLRDLEDVRLELCQERAKRAALQAEIERVKTTLLS; the protein is encoded by the exons ATGCAGCGCTGGGAGCAGATGCCCAAGCCCTTGCCGCTGCCGGAGGCGAAG GCAGAGCCATGGCCGCCGGCCCCGCACCCTGCGCCTGTCCTGGTCCCCGAGCCGT ACCGGGAGCCCCAGCTCTGCCGGGCCCTGTTCGACTACGCGCCGGCACTGCCCGATGAGCTGCAGCTGCGGAAGGGCGACGTCGTCCAGGTGCTCTGCATG GACGAGGGCTGGTGGGAAGGGCAGTGCCGTCACCGGAGAGGCCTCTTCCCCAGCAACTTCGTggagctcctgccgccgccggcgcctgcG CTGCAGCCGGCGGTGCCGTGCCGGGACGCGGAGCCGG CCTCTAAGGCAGCCGAGGACGAGCCCGGCGAGGAGGGGGGGCCCGCGG CGCCACCCGCCAGCATGGAGCCGGCCAAGCTCCCCGCCGCCAAGAGACCGGCTCCCGCGCCCCCCGTCCCGGCCAAACCCAAGCCGGCTGCCGGCAA GCCCTGCGTCTCCAACGGCGAGCGGAGCAAGGCCAGCGACCCAG GTGCCGACGGCTTCGAGGCTCTGCAGGTCTGCACGGCCCGGCTGAGCCACCCGACCGCCGCGCGCCCCAGGGTGCCGGGCAAGCGGCCGCCCAGCCTCTTGGTG GAGCAGCGGCTCGGGGTGCTGCAGCCGCGCGCCGGCGAGGGGGAGAGGCCGGCCGGCGGGatgccggccgcggggccccgctcccaggtggccggcgcggggcagggctcGGAGGCGCCGGTCCCGCCGCGGAGCCGGGAGCTGCCGCCGGAGGAGCGGCTGGCGCTGCAGGACCTGAAGGCGGAGGTGCGCTCGCTGCACATCCTCGTGGACCTGCTGCGGCGCCAGCACCT GCGGGACCTGGAGGACGTGCGGCTGGAGCT